GTAGAACCCTTACAGAAGTAAAACTGGATGGATTGCTCACATGGACTTTCAGATTGCTACTACAgttttttgggttgatttggCTCTTTCAGCTGTCAACACTTAAAATAGAGATGCTTTCCAGAAGAGAGTCTTGCCTTACCTTGCCCTGTGTTCCTTTCTTATGGCTTTCACAGCCTTTTCTATCTTTGCAGGTGGGATTCTCTCTACGCTGTCCAGTAAATCGTTGAGCTTTTTTTCTATTACCTTTAACATCTCTACTGTTGGCAGGTTTGTCTCATTGTCTCCAGTGCAGTTGGAATAAACTTCCAGCACCTTCTTGTTCAGGCTTGTGAGCATTTCATCCTAGAGGGACAGGAGACATGGGGATTGGCACAGCTGGGTTCTGCCAAGTAGAACCATAATATCCCTccaaaaccaaaggaaatcCATACAGGAAACACTTTAATCCCTTCACTAGGACTCAATTGCTCGTTTCCTGGTTGGCTAATGGCAATGGCAGGGACAGATGGCTCAATTCAGCCATTCTCCTGTTGCTCTCATCTTCCCAGCTTGGCTGTGGTCTGAGTCAGCTGCCCAGCTGTTTCTGTGAGCCCTGTTCCCACCCAGCTGTGTGGAGCAGACACTTTTGCCCCAGTTTgctgcctcagcagtgccccAAGGCAGCCTTGCTGTAGCTGCATTGCTGGGGACAGTACTGCTCCCTCCTCAGTGCAAGCCCTGtctgctctgcttccaggaTGGAACCACCTGTGCAGATGAGAGCCCCCCTTGCCTGGATCCCAGCGTGTACCTGCTCATCACCTTGGTGTTCTCCAGAGGAAAAGCACTGAACTTTGAGCTTCAGGTCAGCtactttctcttcttccttggCAACAGAGTCTTGGAGGGTGTTCACCTGCTCTTTCAGTGCTGCCAACTCCTTCTCCCTGGaggagacacagagagaggagGGATTTGGAAAGGGCACCTCTGgaacacacagctctgctctctgcagcctgggctggtccctcctgctgccgGCAGATGGAGGTAACacttcagcctttcctgggaaCTCACACCCACTGCCCTGAAAGCACGGGGAACTCcgggggttttttggggtttttttttggaaaagcagTTACTGTGCTGTTATGGGAGAGGGGCAAGTAGCATAGCTAAACATTCAAGGGTTTTTAGTAAGCCAATGGGGGATCCagattaacttttaaaattccacAAGGAGATAAGCTACATTTGAAATGGGAATATATATATCTACCTGCCACTGAAATTGTAGATGACAAGGACAGTTGGgttccctgctgccttcctcaAGGAAGGTTTTGCACTGAGTCCGCATTGGTGCTGCTCTGGATCACTCCAGGAATTACACTATACTTACACTGACTCCAGGATGCTTAATGCATCATCCCCTAGCCTGTGCCTTGAGGACTAAGGAATTAGTCCCAAGCTCAAATCTTATCTCCTAAATAAGGCATACATGGGACACTTTCCTAGGAGCTGCCAAGCTGCTGTGTGAAGAGCACTACATGTGTGCCTGCCAGTGAGGTGTCTGTGGGGGCAGAGGGGTCACTTGTGTCTGAAAGCTGCACCTCAGGGACCCCTTCCATCACCTGCAGGGTCACACTTACATGCTGTCACGTGTGGTGATGAAAGTCTGCTGGACCTTGTTCCAGCTCTCTGCAATATCCTGGGAGTTCAGGACGAAGGACAAGTTCTCATCCAGCATCTCCGTGAAAGTAAGCAGCAATTGTTCAGGATGAGTAAAATAGAGCTCAGGCTCCTGGAGTGGAAAACGTGTGGTgagttttttccctcctctaccTCCTGTTCCACTGAGCTATGTGGAGGTTGGTTTGCACCATCCCTGGCTATTCAAATGTTCTTCCATCTGGAGAGATCCATGTTTGTCCATGTACAGACATTCATGGACATCCTTCCTGCTATGAGTGTAGCTTTACTCTGCCTCAACAGCTCACCCCCAAAACAAATTGCATTTTGGAGGTTAAAAAGTATTGCAAACATCTGTGAGTGGAAATCTTCAATTTCAGACATAAGCCAGTAACTacactaatttaaaaatctttcattttatgATGTCATATCTTACTGGAGGATGGCAAACTTAGAGATGATGGGAGGTTTTGGGAAACTGAAGGAGGAAATTTAAACTAAGGTATTTATAATCTGTGTTGCCAAAATGTGAACATTTATTAATGTATAAACACAATTTGTAACTACAGTAACTCCTCAATACTGTAACTAATGGTTAGAAGGTGAGGGAAATTAGTAACTTTGATAAATGACACAGGACAAacaggaaatgcaaatattttagcCTAAGGCTTCTGACCTCATCATCGTCCGAGCTGCTTTCACTCTCTGCATCCTCCAGTGAACttctgaaaaagcattttgtgtGTTAGGCCCTTAGAGAAATGACAGCTCAGAGGAGATCTCGTTAGTGACACATGAACATTGTCACTGTTCACTGTCAGTGTTTACAGTCCTCTGCACATTCCCACCTTTGTCACATGAACTAGCAGCACTTCTGTCCATGAGCAAGCtgcctttgtgctgctctgggctgtgctggccagtggggctggagcatggCACGTGAACCTGAACTGAGAGTGTTGATCCAAATGCCTTCAAAGTCACTTTGCTTAATGCTTCTTCCTCTACATAAGAGCAGGAAGAGGGGGAAGTGGTGCcttgctgctgttggcagctCAGTCTGCTCATCACTTTCACTTGTACCTGTCACCCTGTGCCATGAAGGGTTAAAAACCTCTGTTTGCATCGTCTTAGTGACAGCCCCACTTGGGGCAGCCTCTCAGCAGAGGGTTTGAGGATGGAGCTCACTTGGAGCAGGCATGTAGGTACTGACTTGCACAGCTTTCTGCTGCATCTGAATTTGTTCCAATAAGCCCCAGGCCTTGGAGTGCCCAGCAAAGGCGAGCAGTAGGATTCTGATTCTGTGCTGATTCCCAGTCAGCTGAGTGCTCTTTGCAGTCCTTAAGTCCACTGTTTGCATCTCTGGTACTTACAGATCTCTGGATAAAAGAGGCTTCAGGAATTGTTTAAGCTGGGGGCTGACATCATGGGAGCTGAAATCCAAACCCTCTGAAAACAGGGAACTTGGGATATCCGTGAAACTGAAGCTAGGGGCACTGCTTGTCCTGGCGGTCGGATCCTGGTCTGGAGACAagaggagagctctgctgagagcctggggctggcccAGGGACGAGCAGCAGCCCTTTCCTGGCactcaccctgctctgcactggggggATGTGAAGCACTTGCTTCCTTAACTCTGGGTTCCATGTTCATATCCTTTCCTTTTTTGCgcttttttctctgctcctcctgccactCTCTTGGAGATAGCTGGTAGAGGATGTCCCTGTACATCTTGTACTCCTGCAGAGTGTCCTCGAGTCTGGAGATATCACTGGGTTGAGAGAAGTGGACAAAGTTTGTTAGCAGGGAGGGAAGCTCCTGTTTGAATAGGTTCTTGCTCACTCTTGATATTGAGTTTCATCCAGAGAAGGGGAGAGAGGACACACGTTTTCATGGATGTGCAAAGGCAAAAGAGAACTGCCCTCTGTGCTCTCATGTGGAAACTGAGAATCAGTCATATTCCGTGGTCTTATCTCTTGCTATGATACTGAGCTTGCTAATTGTTGAATTTTTACTTGAAAAGGAATGAGAAACTTTTCCAGCTCAACTCATAATGGTAATTATAgttatttcttttgtctttccctAGGTATCCATTAAAATGCATCACTtagttttgtttggattttaatCTGATGTTAAGCatttaattttgggtttggaatatttatacttttttaaaaatgttgttaGAAAACTAGATTAGTTGTTTTAGAAACAAAGCCAgcatctggaaaacaaaaggcaaaacatTTTGAGtcttaaaatgaaacatttttagaaatctATCCCCTGCCAGGACTGTGAAGCTATAGCACTGTAGGGGCTGTTAAAGGTGAGGCAGGAGTAATGAGCTATCTTACCTTTGGATTTTCTTTATCTGGGTAGTGATTCCATGAATCTCTGTTACTTTCTTTGCCTTTGCTGAGGTTTCTCTTCTGGCTCTAGAGAAGGATgcacaaacaaacaagccaTTAAGCAATTTAGTAGTGAGTAGTGAATTGAGGTGTCTATGAAACAGTGAAGAAGATGTGATAGGAGCCCTAGAAATCTGTGTTACAGATGTACCCCAGGAGATGCTGGGCTCCTGCCTGAAGACCCTTTCTCTTGGCAGAGTATGGCACCCCAGTTCAGGCCACCCTAATCTGGCTGAGCATCATTTGCAGCTCTGCAAATGATACCTGTGATAGGCCAAAGTGCTCCATTTGCTTCACTGAGGGGACTGTGAGGGGTTGGGTAGAGgcctctgcctccagcaaagggTCTTGGGAGAAGAATGGGAGGGGTGGAGACACCAGCAGCTTCCTTTCTGCCACCACATCAAGAGTGCGATGAGGGTGTTCCCTGGATATtgttctccttcctctctttcatTGGATGTGTGGGAAGAAAGTGCCACCAGAACTGTAACTCTGAGAAACTCAGAATGTTCAGCCAAACCCTGCAGGGAGGTCAAGCAGCAAATCTCTGTGCCCAGAATGAAATAGCACACAGGTGGTTCCTTCAGTGTTCTTACATTCTCAGTGCTTCAACAGAGCGATTATGGTTCTCCTTCAGGAACTCATCAAACATGGCAGCATCCTTCTCCATccttctctcagccttttccagttttttttcctcattctttgcTATGGTCTCCATCTTTTCAATCTCCCCTCGTTTTACTGCAATGGCATACTGAAATGAACCCCAAAGGCAACACAGTCACATCAGCTGGTTGGTTTGAAAGGCACTCTGGTTTAACTTTGTACCTGGTCACCAAATCACTTCTGGGCAGAGAGGGTACGGATTTCAAACCCAGGTGTGTGACTTAGTGCAAGCCAGGTACATGGAGGGCAAGAGTTATTTCAGAAGGAACTTAGCACATAAAAAGTGAATCTAAAAACAGAATTCAGAAGTCCCAGCACTGCATTAACTCCTGGCTGAATCAAAGGATTGATTCAGTTGTGCTACAGCACAATAACAGAGATGACTAATGGGAATGTTCAGGCAGTTACTCCATTCCCTTATTTTGAGTTCAGCTACAACTGATGTGTGGGACATCAGGAGCCAGAGATCAGTGCATCTGTGCATCTCACAAATGGAATAGTTTCCTGGTGGTCACTGAGTGATGGCAATGACCTACATTCCTTTACTTCTTGGCTAGGAGTTACTGGGCTACACATCCTGTGTGCCTGTAAGCAGGACTTGGACAGGCAGTCCATGGGGTCTGATGTGTGCCACCCTGGAAAGGGCTTGAGGCAGTGGATCTCAGGAGAATaaacaccaaaacaaagcaacacagGGAAGAGGAATTAAATGAGCAGAAAGTAACATGCTGAAAGCCATGTACCTCAAGATAAAAGATCTGTTTTCTGTCCTGTAGGTAGCCATGGAAGGTCTCCCTGTCTAATGcataatctgaaaataaaatatagaatagCTTAGACTAGAGATGGGAAACATGGCCAAGGCAAAACACAGTGAATATGTAGGCTGCCATGAGCATGGATCTGGCTGGTGTTGGAGCCAGCAATACTGATTATGGTATTATAGTTATAACTTTGTTTAGGATCAGTTTAGTGTGGATTTTCATGGAGTAAAACCAGGGAGAATGGAGTGGAGAATCTGATCCTTATCCTCTAGACATTAATGGCAAATCCACTCCTCACatcagaagcagaaaatctAGGCCTGTATCCATTAAAATTCAACTTTAGGCTGGCTTGGTAGAAAGGTTTCCACGACCCAAGACCCTCAAACCCTCAGCTGGGTACCAGCTCAGCTGCaaggctggggcagcccaggcTCCTGTGAGGGGGTGGCCCTTGCTCTGTAGGTAAATCCTGAGCTGGAGatggctcagccctgcagggctggtaAGGTACAGCCCAGAACTGTGTCTGCATGACCTCACCAGAGCCAGCTGCTCCCCCATCCCCTCTAGGGCCTTTCTCGAGGCTGTCACCAGCACCACTGCAAAGACAGAGCCTGCTCTCCACCTT
This genomic interval from Catharus ustulatus isolate bCatUst1 chromosome 13, bCatUst1.pri.v2, whole genome shotgun sequence contains the following:
- the CFAP100 gene encoding cilia- and flagella-associated protein 100 isoform X2; the encoded protein is METPLVLSDSTEDEDNPMKNPFKVPSDAELFSVRNKEIKKAQAEYEKTMKVHEKTTYSTKMKAKSGLRRALKREEEEEGRTEATCEERLKVLQEMLSRKLAMKKDYALDRETFHGYLQDRKQIFYLEYAIAVKRGEIEKMETIAKNEEKKLEKAERRMEKDAAMFDEFLKENHNRSVEALRIARRETSAKAKKVTEIHGITTQIKKIQSDISRLEDTLQEYKMYRDILYQLSPREWQEEQRKKRKKGKDMNMEPRVKEASASHPPSAEQDQDPTARTSSAPSFSFTDIPSSLFSEGLDFSSHDVSPQLKQFLKPLLSRDLSSLEDAESESSSDDDEEPELYFTHPEQLLLTFTEMLDENLSFVLNSQDIAESWNKVQQTFITTRDSMEKELAALKEQVNTLQDSVAKEEEKVADLKLKVQCFSSGEHQGDEQDEMLTSLNKKVLEVYSNCTGDNETNLPTVEMLKVIEKKLNDLLDSVERIPPAKIEKAVKAIRKEHRARLREERQKQAKQQQDEGLKRDTEKSQVPEGKKSYKKTALPSNPSAKKENSQGNR
- the CFAP100 gene encoding cilia- and flagella-associated protein 100 isoform X3; protein product: METPLVLSDSTEDEDNPMKNPFKVPSDAELFSVRNKEIKKAQAEYEKTMKVHEKTTYSTKMKAKSGLRRALKREEEEEGRTEATCEERLKVLQEMLSRKLAMKKDYALDRETFHGYLQDRKQIFYLEYAIAVKRGEIEKMETIAKNEEKKLEKAERRMEKDAAMFDEFLKENHNRSVEALRIARRETSAKAKKVTEIHGITTQIKKIQRSSLEDAESESSSDDDEEPELYFTHPEQLLLTFTEMLDENLSFVLNSQDIAESWNKVQQTFITTRDSMEKELAALKEQVNTLQDSVAKEEEKVADLKLKVQCFSSGEHQGDEQDEMLTSLNKKVLEVYSNCTGDNETNLPTVEMLKVIEKKLNDLLDSVERIPPAKIEKAVKAIRKEHRARLREERQKQAKQQQDEGLKRDTEKSQVPEGKKVSTVVCGNTSPQQLTLEELGVPEYEMLKGKVSLRGLWSCVGWHLQPGVSQLTGVM
- the CFAP100 gene encoding cilia- and flagella-associated protein 100 isoform X1, producing METPLVLSDSTEDEDNPMKNPFKVPSDAELFSVRNKEIKKAQAEYEKTMKVHEKTTYSTKMKAKSGLRRALKREEEEEGRTEATCEERLKVLQEMLSRKLAMKKDYALDRETFHGYLQDRKQIFYLEYAIAVKRGEIEKMETIAKNEEKKLEKAERRMEKDAAMFDEFLKENHNRSVEALRIARRETSAKAKKVTEIHGITTQIKKIQSDISRLEDTLQEYKMYRDILYQLSPREWQEEQRKKRKKGKDMNMEPRVKEASASHPPSAEQDQDPTARTSSAPSFSFTDIPSSLFSEGLDFSSHDVSPQLKQFLKPLLSRDLSSLEDAESESSSDDDEEPELYFTHPEQLLLTFTEMLDENLSFVLNSQDIAESWNKVQQTFITTRDSMEKELAALKEQVNTLQDSVAKEEEKVADLKLKVQCFSSGEHQGDEQDEMLTSLNKKVLEVYSNCTGDNETNLPTVEMLKVIEKKLNDLLDSVERIPPAKIEKAVKAIRKEHRARLREERQKQAKQQQDEGLKRDTEKSQVPEGKKVSTVVCGNTSPQQLTLEELGVPEYEMLKGKVSLRGLWSCVGWHLQPGVSQLTGVM